A window of the Dyadobacter pollutisoli genome harbors these coding sequences:
- the hisD gene encoding histidinol dehydrogenase, whose product MNIIPFPARDQWPTLLARPVQEAQDIEAKVIPILEQVKSEGDQGIRALARKFDKTELTNLAFSEADMAGAEAKLDDELKAAIQQAYRNIYKFHEGQLQPVEKIETMPGVTCWRKSVGIEKVGIYIPGGSAPLFSTVLMLGVPAQIAGCKEVILCTPSDHPAILYAAKLVGVTKAFRIGGAQAIAALAYGTESVPKVYKIFGPGNQYVTTAKMLISKEGVAIDMPAGPSEVAVYADDTAVPAFVAADLLSQAEHGPDSQVLLVSTSKKLLSSVNLILSSQMNSLPRRELAAQSIGNSKAILVENEEDAIELLNQYAAEHLILSVENAEAVSEKIINAGSIFLGNYTPESCGDYASGTNHTLPTNGYARAYSGVSVDSFVKKITIQNITEQGIKNIGPTVEAMAEAESLAAHRKAVSIRLKSLF is encoded by the coding sequence ATGAATATTATTCCATTTCCTGCGAGGGATCAGTGGCCGACATTGCTGGCAAGGCCCGTGCAGGAAGCTCAGGATATTGAAGCCAAAGTGATCCCGATCCTTGAACAGGTTAAGAGCGAGGGTGACCAAGGTATAAGAGCGTTAGCCAGAAAATTTGACAAAACAGAACTGACTAATCTTGCTTTTTCAGAAGCCGATATGGCTGGGGCAGAAGCAAAACTGGATGATGAGCTCAAAGCAGCGATACAGCAGGCTTACCGGAATATTTACAAATTTCACGAAGGCCAGTTACAGCCTGTTGAAAAAATAGAAACAATGCCAGGCGTCACTTGCTGGCGGAAAAGTGTCGGTATTGAAAAAGTCGGGATTTACATTCCGGGCGGATCCGCACCATTGTTTAGTACTGTTTTAATGCTAGGTGTTCCTGCACAAATCGCAGGTTGTAAAGAAGTGATTTTGTGCACACCTTCGGATCATCCGGCGATACTTTATGCAGCGAAACTGGTAGGCGTAACCAAAGCTTTCAGGATCGGCGGGGCGCAAGCTATCGCTGCATTGGCTTACGGTACAGAAAGTGTTCCCAAGGTTTATAAAATATTTGGGCCTGGTAACCAATACGTTACCACTGCCAAAATGCTGATCAGCAAGGAAGGCGTGGCGATTGATATGCCCGCAGGTCCCTCGGAAGTGGCTGTGTATGCAGACGATACCGCAGTACCAGCATTTGTGGCAGCAGATTTGCTTTCGCAGGCAGAACACGGCCCGGACAGTCAGGTACTTCTGGTTTCGACCAGCAAAAAGCTGCTTTCCTCCGTAAACCTTATATTATCTTCACAAATGAACAGCCTGCCACGGCGCGAGCTCGCGGCACAATCCATCGGAAACAGTAAAGCGATTTTGGTAGAGAATGAAGAAGATGCGATCGAATTGCTGAACCAATATGCAGCGGAGCATTTAATACTAAGTGTTGAAAACGCAGAAGCAGTTTCAGAGAAAATAATCAATGCGGGGTCGATCTTTTTAGGCAACTATACACCTGAATCTTGCGGAGATTATGCATCCGGTACCAACCATACACTTCCTACCAATGGCTATGCAAGGGCATACAGTGGCGTATCCGTTGACAGTTTTGTAAAGAAAATCACGATACAGAACATAACCGAGCAAGGTATCAAAAACATAGGCCCCACAGTAGAAGCAATGGCAGAAGCCGAATCACTGGCTGCACACAGGAAAGCAGTAAGCATCAGATTGAAAAGTCTTTTTTGA
- a CDS encoding antitoxin Xre/MbcA/ParS toxin-binding domain-containing protein, with amino-acid sequence MTAFMVNERLGGYGILKHTVKNDFDLAYLAANGVPKASIQHLSDSVGMDAKDVIALLPVTPRNLQRYDDKDLLSNVVSDHLIALADLFSVGIRALGKEYFKDWLNGEIPALGKARPVSFLRTHAGIELVKTELGRIEHGIFA; translated from the coding sequence ATGACAGCATTTATGGTAAATGAACGTTTGGGAGGTTACGGAATTCTCAAACATACTGTAAAAAACGATTTCGATCTGGCATATCTTGCCGCAAACGGAGTCCCCAAAGCATCAATTCAACATCTCTCCGATTCCGTAGGCATGGACGCCAAAGACGTGATAGCGTTATTACCCGTCACGCCCAGGAACCTTCAACGCTACGATGATAAAGATTTGCTGAGCAATGTCGTTTCAGATCATCTGATCGCATTGGCAGATCTGTTCTCCGTCGGTATCCGGGCTTTGGGAAAAGAATATTTCAAAGATTGGTTGAACGGTGAAATTCCGGCATTAGGCAAAGCGAGGCCAGTTAGTTTCCTGCGTACACATGCGGGGATCGAACTTGTCAAAACTGAGCTAGGTCGTATTGAGCACGGTATCTTCGCCTAA
- a CDS encoding RES family NAD+ phosphorylase yields MELFRITKTEYQEDLTGIGAFYHGGRWNSPRNAMLYTSSHRSLAMLEVLVHSNKTIPPPDYVIVVLFVPDAKAHSTSPYLLPEWYGNQQWSKEVGDDWLKTGKNMLLKVPSVLAKSEYNYLINPAHPDASSVKIIDVEPFTFDNRLFFFK; encoded by the coding sequence ATGGAGCTTTTCAGAATAACAAAAACCGAGTACCAGGAAGACCTGACGGGTATAGGGGCATTTTATCACGGAGGACGATGGAACTCTCCCAGAAATGCCATGCTGTATACCTCATCCCATCGCTCGCTGGCTATGCTGGAAGTGCTGGTCCATTCGAACAAAACAATACCACCTCCCGATTACGTCATTGTGGTCCTGTTCGTACCTGATGCCAAGGCACATTCCACCTCACCATATCTCCTTCCTGAATGGTACGGAAACCAGCAATGGAGCAAAGAAGTGGGCGACGACTGGCTCAAAACGGGAAAGAATATGTTATTAAAAGTACCCTCCGTGCTGGCCAAATCGGAATATAATTATCTTATCAACCCTGCACATCCCGATGCAAGCTCTGTAAAAATCATTGATGTAGAGCCATTTACGTTCGACAATAGACTGTTCTTTTTTAAATAA
- the hisG gene encoding ATP phosphoribosyltransferase, whose translation MNKNILRIAIQKSGRLSEDSLKLIKECGIRFDNGAGKLKTDATNFPAEILFLRDDDIPGYVEDGVAHLGIVGENVSEESSKNVDTVHRLGFSKCRLSIGVLREHEYAGVQDLEGKSIATTYPRLLGKYLESNGVTAQIHEISGSVEIAPSIGLADAVCDIVSSGSTLLSNGLKEVETIFKSEAVMIASKNLSDVQQDLLDQLLFRIKSVQVAKNNKYILLNCPTSAVENITKFLPGMRAPTILPLATEGWCSLHSVINENEFWENIEKIRQAGAEGILVIPIEKMIL comes from the coding sequence ATGAATAAGAATATTTTAAGAATTGCAATACAAAAATCGGGAAGGCTGAGTGAGGATTCTTTAAAACTGATTAAAGAGTGTGGGATACGTTTTGATAATGGTGCCGGAAAGCTTAAAACCGATGCTACCAATTTTCCTGCGGAAATTCTGTTTTTGCGGGATGACGATATTCCGGGATATGTAGAAGATGGCGTGGCTCATCTGGGGATTGTCGGTGAAAATGTTTCGGAGGAATCAAGTAAGAATGTAGATACCGTTCACAGGCTTGGATTTTCAAAATGCCGATTGTCAATTGGTGTTTTAAGAGAACATGAATATGCAGGTGTTCAGGATCTGGAAGGAAAAAGTATTGCTACTACTTATCCGCGTTTGTTGGGTAAATATTTAGAATCCAACGGCGTAACTGCGCAAATTCACGAAATCAGCGGTTCGGTAGAAATTGCCCCGAGCATTGGTTTGGCTGATGCGGTTTGCGACATTGTTAGTTCGGGCAGCACACTTTTGAGTAATGGTTTGAAAGAAGTTGAAACCATTTTCAAGTCGGAGGCAGTAATGATCGCCAGCAAGAATCTGTCGGATGTACAGCAAGACCTGCTGGATCAGTTACTTTTCCGCATTAAATCGGTTCAGGTTGCCAAGAATAACAAGTACATTTTGCTCAATTGCCCGACCAGCGCTGTTGAGAACATTACCAAATTTCTACCGGGAATGCGTGCCCCGACTATCCTGCCTTTGGCAACGGAAGGCTGGTGCTCATTGCATTCGGTGATCAATGAAAATGAGTTCTGGGAGAACATCGAGAAAATCCGTCAGGCTGGGGCAGAGGGTATCCTGGTCATTCCAATTGAAAAAATGATCTTATAA
- the hisC gene encoding histidinol-phosphate transaminase — translation MSNFDLNKILRPHILSLAPYSSARDEYTGHIGIFLDANENPYGSVTEADYNRYPDPYQANIKQKLVPIKNISAEQIFLGNGSDEPIDLLTRATCTPGKDHVIILPPTYGMYEVSASIHDIIIDKVSLTSDYLIDIQGVLSAVTPDTKIIWICSPNNPTGNVMQHEAIQTILENFNGLVVVDEAYIDFTETPSWIQHLDQYPNLVVLQTFSKAWGLAGIRVGMCFASAGLIRILNKIKPPYNISLPAQQALLQGLDSIEKKDKMVAEILKERASLCNMLADLSLVIKVHPTDANFLLVQFEDAKAVMDYLISETIIVRDRSRVHLCDGCLRITVGTKEENETLIESLKKFQLNGIMA, via the coding sequence ATGAGCAACTTCGATTTAAACAAAATACTTCGCCCACACATCCTTTCCCTGGCTCCTTATTCTTCGGCAAGAGACGAATATACAGGCCACATAGGGATATTTCTGGACGCGAATGAAAACCCATACGGATCGGTTACTGAGGCCGATTATAATCGCTATCCTGATCCATATCAAGCCAACATCAAGCAGAAGCTGGTGCCCATTAAAAATATCAGCGCCGAACAAATTTTCCTTGGAAACGGAAGTGATGAGCCGATTGACTTGCTGACGCGCGCTACCTGCACGCCCGGAAAAGACCACGTCATCATACTTCCGCCCACTTATGGAATGTACGAAGTAAGTGCTTCTATACATGACATTATAATCGATAAGGTCTCATTGACAAGCGATTACCTGATTGATATCCAGGGGGTTCTTAGCGCAGTTACGCCGGATACCAAGATCATCTGGATATGCTCGCCTAACAATCCGACAGGCAATGTGATGCAGCATGAAGCGATTCAGACCATTCTGGAAAACTTCAATGGACTGGTGGTAGTCGATGAAGCATACATTGATTTTACAGAGACGCCTTCCTGGATCCAGCATCTTGATCAATATCCTAATCTGGTCGTGTTGCAGACATTCTCCAAAGCATGGGGACTCGCAGGTATCAGAGTCGGAATGTGCTTTGCTTCCGCTGGGCTGATCCGCATCCTGAACAAGATCAAACCACCCTACAACATCAGCCTACCAGCTCAGCAGGCGCTTTTGCAAGGTTTGGACTCGATTGAGAAAAAGGACAAAATGGTGGCTGAAATTCTTAAAGAAAGAGCTTCTTTATGTAACATGTTAGCAGATTTATCGTTGGTGATTAAAGTACATCCGACAGATGCTAATTTTCTATTGGTTCAATTTGAAGACGCAAAGGCGGTAATGGATTATCTGATCAGTGAAACTATTATTGTCCGGGATCGCTCGCGTGTACACCTTTGCGACGGCTGTTTGAGAATCACAGTAGGTACGAAGGAAGAAAACGAAACATTGATTGAATCATTAAAGAAATTTCAGCTGAACGGCATTATGGCCTAG
- a CDS encoding glycosyltransferase has product MRQYSIIIPVYNRPDELQELLECLARQTVKSFEVIVVEDGSKIKADEIVHSFEGRLDIKYFYKENGGQGFARNHGFERASGDYFILLDSDALIEPDYLAIVEQKLNTDYVDLYGGPDTDHPSFSPIQKAISYSMTSVFTTGGIRGKKNNMGGTFHPRSFNMGLSRRVWEKTGGFLTSRMGEDILFSIGAMRLGFRSALIPEAFIYHKRRTKFGPFFKQLKFFGRARINIARFYPDELKLVHTFPLLFTLAVCSIPFWFLIYKPFFYLGLIGLGTYIALLFIDALKQTKSIEVAFLGIGAAFVQLFGYGTGFMQEGWKRIWEKKSHRETGAAIEYPS; this is encoded by the coding sequence ATGCGCCAGTATTCCATCATCATACCTGTTTACAACCGTCCCGATGAGTTGCAGGAATTGCTGGAATGCCTGGCCAGGCAAACGGTCAAGAGTTTTGAAGTGATCGTTGTTGAGGATGGGTCCAAAATCAAGGCTGATGAAATTGTGCATTCGTTCGAGGGTCGATTGGACATTAAGTATTTCTATAAGGAAAATGGAGGCCAGGGTTTTGCAAGAAATCATGGATTTGAGAGAGCTTCGGGCGATTACTTTATTCTACTCGATTCCGATGCATTGATTGAACCGGATTATCTGGCCATTGTTGAGCAAAAACTAAATACGGATTACGTCGATCTATACGGCGGCCCGGATACAGATCACCCATCATTTTCCCCGATACAAAAAGCAATCAGCTACTCCATGACCTCTGTTTTCACAACAGGGGGAATTCGCGGGAAGAAGAATAATATGGGTGGTACATTTCATCCGCGTAGCTTCAATATGGGCCTTTCCCGAAGGGTTTGGGAGAAAACAGGCGGGTTCCTGACCAGCAGAATGGGGGAGGATATCCTGTTCAGTATCGGTGCAATGCGACTCGGTTTTCGCTCTGCATTAATTCCGGAGGCATTTATTTACCATAAAAGGAGAACAAAATTTGGCCCGTTTTTTAAGCAGTTAAAGTTTTTCGGACGCGCCCGCATCAACATTGCCAGGTTTTATCCCGACGAACTGAAACTCGTCCATACGTTTCCATTGCTTTTTACACTGGCAGTTTGCAGTATCCCGTTCTGGTTCCTGATTTATAAGCCATTTTTCTATCTGGGATTGATTGGACTGGGTACTTACATTGCATTGCTGTTTATTGATGCATTGAAGCAGACGAAAAGCATTGAAGTTGCTTTTTTAGGCATAGGAGCGGCATTTGTACAACTTTTTGGGTATGGTACTGGCTTTATGCAGGAGGGATGGAAGAGGATCTGGGAGAAAAAATCACACCGGGAGACGGGCGCCGCCATCGAATACCCGTCCTGA
- a CDS encoding class I SAM-dependent methyltransferase, translated as MKAIISLVLRYIPRPYLQLIGHWVARFLSIFYTGNKVECPVCESHYRKFLPYGRNTSSRENALCPSCLSLERHRLMALYLKRKTNFFTANLKVLHVAPEYCFIDRFEHMKNLDYITADIESPLAKVKMDIHQIPFPDNTFDVAFCNHVMEHVDDYILAMSELHRVLKPGGYALIQSPQDMKYETTYEDATITDPREREKHFLQNDHLRLFGRNYGRELEKGGFTVKEDRFVVDELSKEEVQRYALPGEEIVYFCQKL; from the coding sequence ATGAAAGCCATCATAAGTTTAGTTTTAAGGTATATTCCCCGCCCCTATCTGCAATTGATCGGACATTGGGTTGCCCGTTTTCTCAGCATCTTCTACACTGGTAATAAAGTTGAATGCCCGGTTTGTGAAAGCCACTACCGAAAATTCCTCCCCTACGGACGCAATACTTCCAGCCGCGAAAATGCGCTGTGTCCAAGTTGTTTATCGCTGGAACGCCACCGTTTAATGGCGCTTTATCTGAAAAGGAAAACTAATTTCTTTACGGCCAATCTTAAAGTGCTGCATGTAGCGCCTGAATATTGTTTTATCGACAGGTTTGAGCACATGAAAAACCTAGACTACATTACGGCTGATATTGAATCTCCATTAGCGAAAGTCAAAATGGACATTCACCAGATTCCTTTTCCTGACAATACTTTTGATGTCGCATTCTGTAACCACGTAATGGAGCACGTGGATGACTATATACTTGCGATGAGCGAACTGCACCGCGTGCTGAAACCAGGCGGCTACGCACTTATACAGTCCCCGCAGGATATGAAATATGAAACTACCTACGAAGATGCAACCATTACCGATCCGCGTGAGCGCGAGAAGCATTTTCTGCAAAATGACCATTTAAGGCTTTTTGGAAGAAATTATGGTCGCGAACTCGAAAAAGGTGGCTTTACTGTAAAGGAAGATCGTTTTGTAGTGGATGAGCTTTCCAAAGAAGAAGTTCAGCGTTACGCCCTGCCTGGCGAAGAAATTGTCTATTTCTGCCAGAAGCTGTGA
- the hemL gene encoding glutamate-1-semialdehyde 2,1-aminomutase has translation MNTSTSQSLFEKAQHYIPGGVNSPVRAFRAVGGSPIFIKSAKGPYVYDEDGNEYIELINSWGPMILGHAHELIQEAVSDAIQHSFSFGAPTRKEVEMAELIVSMVPSIEKVRMVNSGTEATMSAIRVARGFTGRDKIIKFEGCYHGHGDSFLIAAGSGAVTFGTPDSPGVTKGVANDTLTAPFNDLTAVQQLVDANKNQIAALILEPVVGNMGCVLPAEGFLQGLRKICDEAGIVLILDEVMTGFRLSKGGAQERFGITPDLTTLGKIIGGGMPVGAYGGKAEIMNWVSPAGPVYQAGTLSGNPIAMAAGLTMLHYLNEHPGVYTQLEESGSKLASGFTASMNKLGLNYTLNQIGSMYTLFFTNQAVTDFPSAKSSDLPLFGKYFHAMLNRGIYMGPSQFESMFLSTALTDQHIDKIVTANEESLKEILSL, from the coding sequence ATGAATACTTCAACGAGCCAGAGTTTATTTGAAAAAGCGCAGCATTACATTCCGGGTGGGGTCAATTCCCCGGTAAGGGCATTCCGGGCAGTCGGTGGGTCACCTATTTTTATCAAATCCGCGAAAGGACCTTATGTATATGATGAGGATGGAAATGAGTACATTGAACTGATTAATTCCTGGGGGCCGATGATCCTCGGGCATGCGCATGAACTGATTCAAGAGGCAGTTTCCGACGCAATTCAACATTCGTTTTCTTTTGGGGCACCTACCCGGAAAGAGGTGGAGATGGCGGAACTGATTGTCAGTATGGTGCCTTCCATTGAAAAGGTGAGAATGGTGAATTCGGGAACGGAGGCTACTATGTCGGCGATACGAGTAGCGAGAGGATTTACCGGTCGCGATAAAATCATCAAATTCGAGGGCTGCTACCATGGCCACGGCGATAGCTTTTTGATCGCAGCGGGCAGCGGGGCAGTTACATTCGGCACGCCTGACAGCCCGGGAGTGACCAAAGGCGTTGCAAACGACACATTAACAGCACCATTCAATGATCTGACGGCGGTCCAACAGCTAGTGGACGCTAACAAGAACCAAATTGCGGCATTGATCCTTGAACCTGTGGTAGGTAATATGGGTTGCGTGCTTCCCGCAGAAGGTTTTTTACAAGGTCTGCGCAAGATCTGTGACGAAGCCGGAATTGTATTAATTCTGGACGAGGTAATGACCGGTTTTAGATTGTCAAAAGGCGGAGCACAGGAAAGATTTGGAATAACGCCGGATCTAACGACGTTAGGAAAGATAATAGGCGGAGGAATGCCCGTGGGAGCATACGGTGGCAAGGCTGAGATTATGAATTGGGTTTCTCCCGCAGGCCCGGTGTACCAGGCAGGCACATTGTCGGGCAATCCGATTGCCATGGCAGCGGGTCTCACGATGTTGCATTATTTGAATGAGCACCCGGGAGTTTATACGCAATTGGAGGAGTCAGGTAGCAAGCTGGCGTCTGGTTTTACGGCTTCCATGAACAAGCTGGGGTTGAATTATACATTGAATCAAATCGGCTCGATGTACACATTGTTTTTTACAAATCAGGCGGTTACTGACTTTCCTTCTGCCAAATCTTCGGACCTACCACTTTTCGGCAAATATTTCCATGCTATGCTCAACAGAGGCATTTATATGGGACCGTCGCAATTCGAAAGTATGTTCCTTTCCACAGCCTTGACAGATCAGCACATCGATAAAATCGTAACTGCCAATGAGGAATCACTAAAGGAAATATTGAGCCTATAA
- the hisS gene encoding histidine--tRNA ligase, protein MSKPSLARGTRDFGPEQMAKRTFIFDTIRRSFQRYGFLPLETPAFENLSVLMGKYGDEGDQLLFKLLNSGDFSGKLTEEDWKEGYKPLTTKISEKGLRYDLTVPFARYVVMNRGTLAMPFKRYQIQPVWRADRPQKGRYREFYQCDADVVGTDSLLCEAEIVTLLHDILPSLGITDFTVKINNRKILTGIADMVGAHGMEGPLCVAIDKLDKIGKDKVVEELLERGFSSESVVKLDPVFDLANEKEPFAELKNWLGDSEIAMKGIQELEEVWDMVKVLGLENPKIQFDVTLARGLSYYTGAIFEVKANNVQIGSISGGGRYDNLTGTFGVPGISGVGISLGVDRIYDVMEELNLFPESRKTSTKVMISNFDVDAFRFGLAILPKLREAGINAEIYPDSVKLKKQLDYADRKSIPFVILIGSDEMQSGLLTLKNMHTGEQQKLDVDGIISLIAAEL, encoded by the coding sequence ATGAGTAAACCATCACTTGCCCGCGGAACCCGTGACTTTGGTCCCGAACAGATGGCCAAGCGTACCTTTATCTTTGACACCATCCGGCGCTCTTTTCAACGATATGGCTTTTTGCCATTAGAAACACCAGCTTTCGAAAACCTTTCTGTGTTGATGGGAAAGTATGGGGATGAGGGCGATCAGCTTTTGTTCAAGCTTTTAAATTCAGGCGATTTTAGTGGGAAACTGACCGAGGAGGACTGGAAGGAAGGGTATAAGCCTTTAACGACCAAGATTTCTGAAAAAGGCCTGCGTTACGACCTTACTGTACCTTTCGCACGCTATGTCGTGATGAACCGCGGTACTTTGGCGATGCCATTCAAAAGGTATCAGATTCAGCCGGTTTGGCGTGCTGACCGACCTCAGAAGGGACGTTACAGAGAATTTTATCAATGTGATGCAGATGTGGTCGGTACAGATTCTTTGCTTTGCGAGGCGGAAATAGTAACACTTTTGCATGATATTCTTCCGTCTTTGGGCATTACAGATTTTACTGTTAAGATCAACAACCGTAAAATTCTGACGGGCATTGCAGATATGGTAGGGGCGCATGGGATGGAGGGACCGCTGTGTGTTGCCATTGACAAGCTGGATAAAATTGGAAAGGATAAGGTTGTTGAGGAGCTTCTAGAACGTGGCTTTTCCAGTGAAAGTGTCGTAAAATTAGATCCGGTTTTTGACCTCGCGAATGAAAAAGAACCTTTTGCTGAATTGAAAAACTGGCTTGGCGATTCAGAAATAGCCATGAAGGGTATTCAGGAGTTGGAGGAAGTGTGGGATATGGTGAAGGTACTTGGGCTTGAAAATCCTAAAATTCAATTTGACGTGACTTTGGCCAGAGGGCTTTCCTATTATACGGGAGCTATCTTTGAAGTGAAGGCCAATAATGTACAGATCGGCAGCATCTCCGGCGGCGGTCGCTATGATAACCTGACTGGTACTTTCGGTGTTCCAGGTATTTCCGGTGTTGGAATTTCACTCGGTGTAGACCGGATTTATGACGTGATGGAGGAATTAAATCTCTTTCCTGAAAGTCGTAAAACCAGTACGAAGGTAATGATCTCAAACTTCGATGTGGATGCATTCAGGTTTGGTCTGGCGATTTTACCCAAATTGCGGGAAGCTGGCATTAATGCCGAAATTTATCCCGATTCCGTAAAATTGAAGAAACAACTGGATTATGCTGACAGAAAAAGTATTCCCTTTGTAATTTTGATCGGGTCTGATGAAATGCAGTCCGGACTTTTAACTTTGAAAAATATGCATACCGGCGAGCAGCAGAAGTTAGACGTCGACGGCATCATATCTTTAATTGCTGCTGAACTTTAA